From the Lolium rigidum isolate FL_2022 chromosome 2, APGP_CSIRO_Lrig_0.1, whole genome shotgun sequence genome, one window contains:
- the LOC124692773 gene encoding 14-3-3-like protein GF14-E, which translates to MAELSREENVYMAKLAEQAERYEEMVEFMEKVAKTVDSEELTVEERNLLSVAYKNVIGARRASWRIISSIEQKEESRGNEDRVTLIKDYRGKIETELTKICDGILKLLDSHLVPSSTAPESKVFYLKMKGDYYRYLAEFKSGSERKDAAENTMVAYKAAQDIALAELPPTHPIRLGLALNFSVFYYEILNSPDRACNLAKQAFDEAISELDTLSEESYKDSTLIMQLLRDNLTLWTSDISEDAAEEIKDAPKGESGDGQ; encoded by the exons ATGGCTGAGCTTTCTCGTGAGGAGAATGTGTACATGGCTAAGCTTGCAGAGCAGGCTGAGAGATATGAGGAGATGGTTGAGTTCATGGAGAAGGTGGCAAAGACAGTTGACTCTGAGGAGCTCACTGTTGAGGAGCGCAACCTTCTATCAGTTGCTTACAAGAATGTTATTGGTGCCCGCCGTGCCTCATGGCGCATCATTTCCTCCATCGAGCAGAAGGAAGAGAGTCGTGGCAACGAGGACCGTGTCACACTCATCAAGGACTACCGCGGAAAGATCGAGACTGAGCTTACTAAGATCTGTGATGGTATCCTCAAGCTTCTGGATTCCCACCTTGTCCCCTCATCAACCGCTCCAGAGTCTAAGGTCTTCTACCTCAAGATGAAGGGTGATTACTACAG GTACCTTGCGGAATTCAAGAGTGGATCTGAGAGGAAGGATGCTGCTGAGAACACCATGGTTGCATACAAAGCTGCCCAG GATATTGCACTGGCAGAGTTGCCCCCAACTCATCCTATCAGGCTTGGTCTGGCACTCAACTTCTCAGTGTTTTATTATGAGATCCTTAACTCTCCTGACCGTGCTTGCAACCTCGCCAAGCAG GCTTTTGATGAGGCCATCTCAGAGCTGGACACTCTGAGCGAGGAATCCTACAAGGACAGCACCTTGATCATGCAACTGCTGCGCGATAACCTGACGCTGTGGACTTCTGACATCTCG GAGGACGCTGCTGAAGAAATCAAGGATGCTCCTAAGGGTGAATCTGGCGATGGACAGTAA
- the LOC124692774 gene encoding F-box protein GID2-like, which produces MKSGSASSGRDDPWAPPPTSGSGSSNEPAKKQRTEPPPSSSQAEASSSSHPPPQPPPPDGEPPRVPDLGEDAIFEILRRAEARTLAAAACVSQGWRQLAEDERLWEAACVREWANLGFSQQQLRAVVLSLGGFRRLHAVYIRPLQQRGAGAPHRQGRRQLPVRLGRDQVQLSLSLFSIGFFQNMPNHPFPKKDKGGDGSDKSGGGQCG; this is translated from the coding sequence ATGAAGTCCGGTTCCGCTTCCTCCGGCCGCGATGAtccctgggctcctccacctacctccggcagcggcagctccAACGAGCCAGCCAAGAAGCAGCGCACGGAGCCGCCCCCGAGCTCAAGCCAGGCCGAGGCGTCCTCCTCTTCCCATCCTCCaccacagccgccgccgccggatggCGAGCCGCCGAGGGTGCCGGATCTCGGGGAGGACGCGATATTCGAGATCCTGCGGCGGGCGGAGGCCCGGACGCTGGCCGCGGCGGCGTGCGTCAGCCAGGGGTGGCGGCAGCTGGCGGAGGACGAGCGGCTGTGGGAGGCCGCGTGCGTGCGGGAGTGGGCCAACCTCGGCTTCTCCCAGCAGCAGCTCCGCGCGGTCGTGCTCTCGCTCGGGGGATTCCGCCGCCTGCACGCCGTCTACATCCGCCCGCTCCAGCAGCGTGGTGCCGGGGCGCCGCACAGGCAGGGGAGGAGGCAGTTGCCTGTGAGGTTGGGCAGGGACCAGGTTCAGCTCTCGCTGTCCCTCTTCTCGATTGGGTTCTTCCAGAACATGCCGAACCATCCTTTCCCCAAGAAGGACAAGGGTGGTGATGGCAGCGATAAGAGTGGAGGTGGGCAGTGCGGCTGA